The Crassostrea angulata isolate pt1a10 chromosome 1, ASM2561291v2, whole genome shotgun sequence nucleotide sequence CGACACCATCATTATTCTGGCTTAGAtatgaaaaaaaccaaaactaaGCAAACAAAACTCCTCACAAGATATTTAGTATTGTATATGACGTGGTACAGTATGGCTCTTACCAATgtgtataattttatgtttgtaaCAGCATCTATTATTTAAAgaacataaaaaagaaaaagaaaaaatttgtTGATCCATATGTGCCTTTTTTTCCATATAACATGCGTAAcaattctgtttttattgtATTACATAAATTGTCATTTCTTACGTTACATTCTGCCCGTGCTTGCAAACAATAAgaattaaataatgtttaatctCATCTGAAAAGCAGCATTTTCATCATTTCTAACTGAAACCAATTGTCCTTTTAATACCAATGTTTAGCAATATAGGtaataattctttaaattttgaacttaTTGCAGGTAGTCATCTTTGTGTTATTTTTGACTACATCATTTCAAGACGAGGTTCCATCGTGGTATCCATGAAAGATACATCGATGAAAGAATCAATCATTGTTAGTTTGAAAGGGGAAAAGACTAGCTGGACAAATAAACgaataaatataaattctaaGCTTCCAGTTCGTCAGGTATATTTAGTCAAATTTCGTTGAGTAGAAGTTGTAGATGTAGAAATAGATTATATTTGTTGCTCAACTGTTTATATTTAGGTAAGTGGAGCTGTGTTGGATTATTCTTGATTTGTTGTATGTTTCTGAAATTTAATGCAATAATACTGAtcctaattaaaaaaataaggtcACCTGATTCAAAATGCTGACATTTCTTGGATTGATAGTGGgggacaaaaatgtttttattcaaaattattaattaaaaaattctaaattctaTTACAAAGCAAACAGGTATGAATTTATGCACCAGGAGAAAGACAACATTTACCAATGgattataaaagaaataactTTTCAGAAGATCCGGAGTAGTAGAGTTTACAGAATCCCAAATTTTATACTCTCATTTTCTCAGAATATAAAGAAGTTACTCAAAAATGTATATACCGCTTCACTTAAGATTTAGCAGGTCAGTGTGCTATATTTCCCACAACCATATATCTCTGGAAAAGCAATGCCTTCTTAATGTACATACATAAAAGACTTTAATATGTGCTAAATATTTATGGTAAAAACATGGTTACATTTTGCATTAATTAGAATGTTACATTTTAGATAATGTTTGTATTAGAAGTAAAAGCCGCCTTAGACCAATTAATAATTACAGAATCCAAGTGTggtaacatttttgttttcattgtttttctttttcgaTGCGAATTTTACTTCGAACAACAAAACAGAAGATTCGCTGATAACacatttgaaataaatgtattctTAAATACAGATTGTGCAAACTGGACATTTGGCTCGAATTGTGACGACTGTGCTTGTGTGCGAGCACACACTGACTTCTGTGATAAAAACAACGGAACATGCCACTGTAAACAAGGCTACACTGGAGAAGCGTGTCAGTGTGAAGACAACGGGGAACCCTGTCCACACTGTAAGCATCTGATGATTCAAGGCTATACTGTAAATGTCTGTCATATATCTCATTGTCTAAAATTTCGTTTAGATATTCGGTTGGTAAATGGAAATACTACATCGATGGGAAGAATTGAAGTGGTCACAAATGGTGTCTGGTCAACTATCTGTGATAGTAATTGGGACCATGATGACGCTACTGTCGTCTGCAAGCAACTTGGACTTGGAAAGTAAGTAATGAATAGTTATTACCAGAATCAACAAGTGACCAacgatctgattttttttttattgatcaaCAAAGACCAATTTCTATCCAAGATGTGGGCTAGCTTTACTTTATGTACtagcaaataattgaattgataCTTGTAAGGGATTTTTCACGATTAAAAGAAGTCTAAATTTCAATATCATTACTGTAATTGTTTGCAACAAATCCCAAATATGTTGAAAGTTCGGAGGATGGGGTTTATCCTTAATGATTATTCAAACATATCGTGATTTTCTTCgatacaaaatatcaaacaagGTTGCAGTTAAAATGTCATGGAGTTGATCTATGAAATACACTCTTCCCAAAATTTGTTGCTTTTCCTTGATCCACAATGGAATAAATGTGAATAACCTTTTGTGATTAAGcacatttatattcatacacAAACTGTAGTCTCGATTTTTAACAGGTTAATCATTCTTATACAACTGCCTCGTTCTATGTAATGaatagtttgttttaaaaaatctcataTTTGAAATTCCCCTTAGTCCCCCTCCAATCAATATTCTTTCATAGATTTTATGATGACCGTTAACATCAATGTTTTATTATCACCGTGGTCAAATTGTATTAAAGTTTTTAAACGAACTGTTGAATGACGAATTTCTTTATTGAATTATAATGTTGTGTTTTTTCTTGATCatctaagaaaaaaattaaaataccgTCGATTTTCTCACGTGGTAAAAGTTTTGTTTCTGTCAAAAGCTCGCTAAATTCAGATGCCCGTCGCTTCGCAGGTATCGAAGATATGGAATTAAAGCACCCACGCATTACAATTGCATGAGTGCTCACCGGGTCGCTTTGCAGGTATCAAAGAGATGCTGTCTTATCAATTACTGGAGATGCCCAATATTTAGCAATTACGGGTAAAAAATCACCGTTCTCCTAACAAAATGCCCATTTTAAATTATTCTACATAACTTTAATAGGAGGAACGTTTAGTGtttgttcacatatatagattACATATATGTGTGTCTACGTTCGTTTATTGACAAaggattttttatattgattttctgAACACCATTAGTCACAgatcattatatttaatttaaatctaCGTAATGCATTTGactggatagaaaaatttagttaaatttgtataacctcgtcacaagacacgtcacaatgcaccaacgtcaatAATAAATCCATTTGACGTTacgttttgattttgaacagattcaaattatttttaaaagacaaaaacGCACTAAATTTGTACGGTTAATTACAGAAAGtttaattataaggaatgaacccAATATCTACCCGAGTTACACTCGTATAACCTATGGTCGAGCATTTACGCTTTATCATAATCCGCTAAGCTAAGTGGCCGACTGAGTCTACAGCTGAAGTAAATATTTACTCTAGACAAGTAGGAAAATTGACGGTATATCCAAACGAACTCTTTTATACaacatagtattttttttattctttgatagacaacaaaaaaaaaaataagcagttttatttgatcacaaaaaaattgtatatcattATGACTCAATGTTATTTCAATAGAATAGATTAACAACACCGTATTGGCAGTCTATGTCAtggctttattttaatatatcagtACATCATAAACTATTCAAATGTatgcaaaatattgcaaatatagCAATAGAGTAAGTTAAATGATCAACATCGACTTTTGGGTAGTTATGATGTTAGATCTTCAATGAACcaaacaatcaatcaatcaagatgaatcaatcaataaaatcaatcaatcaataattcaaacaatatttcaatcaatcaatcaatatgCAAATCAATAAAGTATAATCAATGTTTTGCTTTAGTGAATGTCTCAATATGACAATCAATGTatcaatttaattgattactcAATGTATTCAATGATGACAATCAACCCACTGCAATGTATCAATAGAATTATTCAATTACTCAGTGTATTCAATGACTCACTGTCAATCAATGTCTGAATGAAACAAAGTGTCAATTAAAGTAAGCCCGATTATTGGCCACGGACCTGGAAGTAAACAGAATCCGGGGCAGGCTTAAGCAAAATTCGTTAGACTGATGACAGCTGCACGCCACACGTGTCGTTGTAAAGCCATGACGCTTATCTACGGATGTGATGAAAGTACTACTTCAAGGAATTACGATTCTGAAATACAGAAAAAGAAGACAGAAACACGAAAAATATGGAATATATAACCTTACAAGATAGGGTGGGAGGGGGAGGGATTGAATTTTTTCCAGATTGAAGCTGAGAAAGGTCGATACACTACTGCGCATGCGTAATATAAGGACCCCAAAAGGGGCCGTGCGAAAAGTTTCGAGAACCTCATATTgaggagttatctttctttcgaTGTAGATATTAGTGAAATGGTTAATCTATTCATTTCCATAACATGACTTAACTCATATCGAGTTAAGTCGGATTATTTCAATAGAATAGATTAACAACACCGTATTGGCAGTCTATGTCAtggctttattttaatatatcagtACATCATAAACTATTCAAATGTatgcaaaatattgcaaatatagCAATAGAGTAAGTTAAATGATCAACATCGACTTTTGGGTAGTTATGATGTTAGATCTTCAATGAACcaaacaatcaatcaatcaagatgaatcaatcaataaaatcaatcaatcaataattcaaacaatatttcaatcaatcaatcaatatgCAAATCAATAAAGTATAATCAATGTTTTGCTTTAGTGAATGTCTCAATATGACAATCAATGTatcaatttaattgattactcAATGTATTCAATGATGACAATCAACCCACTGCAATGTATCAATAGAATTATTCAATTACTCAGTGTATTCAATGACTCACTGTCAATCAATGTCTGAATGAAACAAAGTGTCAATTAAAGTAAGCCCGATTATTGGCCACGGACCTGGAAGTAAACAGAATCCGGGGCAGGCTTAAGCAAAATTCGGCCATATGtcttcatgtatataaaaactatGATATGATGCATGAAGACATCCGCCACAAGCGGTCAAAATTTTGCACAATGCCATGACAATAAGACTGCGGAATTACTCGGCGTGGGATTTAGCATAAACTTTAACATTATTATGTAGTATGTTTAGGAGGCCAGCACGTAtggttttcaaaaatgtattctGAGCAGTATCAGACAAATGTACACCATCACGGTAATATTTTGGTGAACATTGTTGTAGATCAGGGTACTTTAAGCAGGCGCCCTTACGCTTGACAATAAATGGGGCTAATGATTTGTTAATTCTTTTTCGAGGGTCTCACCGGCAATATTTGATAACATATGTCTGTAGTAATTTCGTGGGAGTATCTGGGACCATATGAATCTTGTATTCGGCAGAATTGTTTGTAGGTTAACAACGgttaatttcatgaatttttgcAGTCTTAGCAAGGGCATGGTCCCAATACTATTGCCCCCGCAATGTAACATTACCCAATCTGGGTGGCCTCTTTGTTCAATGATATTTGTAATTGTGGGCTCTACATCCTCCCAGACCATACCACTCTTTCCATGCCAATATACTGTGATATTATGTTTCTGAAGGTCTAGGTGTAAGTTTCCAAATTGTTGGACAGCGTGATGGGATGCATGTTTGATAATTGACGAACCAATGATCCAGACCGTGGTGTTGGGACCTGAAAACTTAGTATTGAATAATACGAGGCTGTTATGAACACACATAAAATTATGCTTTACAATCTGATATATGAATAAAACGCGTTAGATTTCCATCTGCCTTTTGACTTAATGTCCTCCTCCGAATGCCCTTGCAAGTACAAATGTGTAGCTCCACCTATTCTAAATGAGTGGGATTTGAAAGTTGTTGAGTCAAGGCCAATAAATTTGACAGACTTATGTAGTACGGATGTGAATTGATATTTAGTAAGAGGTTTGTGGTTGAAATGACAGAAAAATAGGCCTTGTATTTGTGGTCTAACTGCCAAAAATTCACGCATGTGCTTGAATAAAGACTGGGTTTgagaatttatttcaatctgTAGCTTAGTACCCCTATTGTATTGGTCTGTTTTTGAACCTTTAATATACAGACCAATGTGTGTTTCATTAATGGTCACGTCGTGAAATAATAAGGCTGGTGCGTCATTACTAGTGAAAGTAAATTCGCTAATGCGCAATAATGCAAAAAATGCTAGATGAAAGGCTGCTGAAAACATAACAGCTTCATACAAGCTTTTGCACACCGTAGGTAGTATAGAAACTAATTTATTGAGACAAGATAGGGAAATTGGGGACCGTACATCCTTCGCTGGATTTAACCGACGGAAACcttctaacatttttttaactataaaagTTTTAGTGTTGTCAATTTGACCCTCTAACTGAAGCTTGTAACTAATACCGCTCAAATAACATCTCGTTGTTGAATAGGACACTTTATTTGCATGCAGGTATGCGATGTAGTTGATTATGTGGTCCAGTGGTGGAGGCcaacaaaagataaaattgtGTTTGGTACAAAAAGTTTCAAAGGAATTTATGCCTTTTTGATACGTGGACGCAGTATTTTTGGATATTACTGCCTCAAGTAAACATTCTACATGGGGTCTAAGAGGGACAACAATTCCGGAGGTAAACGGGCTGGAGTCTTGTCTGCCTGCGGAGCCAGGGATCTGAATCTTTCCCACTGAAATCGAGAAATTGAATCTGCAATGGAATTTTGGTAACCTGGGATATGCCTAGTTTTAATCTGAATGTTATTTTCCATACATAATAATACCAATGGTCTTACAAGAGACATGACACGTTGAGACTTACTAGACTTGGCATTCAATATATCGACCAGAGCTATGTTGTCAGTGTTTATTAGCAATTTCTTAGCTGTAAATTGATCTGCCCAAATCCACATGGCCACAAGAATAGGCACTAATTCCAAAAATGTAATATCTCTTCTTATATCTGGACCCCAAGACTCTGGCCAGGATATGACAACCCAGTGATTCTGGAAAATCGCACCTCCACCGTAGGAACCACAACTATCGGTAAAGAGGTTTAGGGTTTCATTATCAGACCAGTATAGTTCTGGGAATGGTGAACGCCCATTGTATTGGTCAAGAAATGTGAGCCAGATCCTAGCATCCTCTTTAACTGCTTGTGTAACCTTGATCAGGTGGTAATGTTTCCTAATACCAATTGTTGTGTTATAAAACCTGCGGTTAAAAGCCCTGCTACCAGGGATGGCTTTGGCGAAAAAGTTAAGCGCACCACAAAGTGATTCCATTTCTTTCAGGGtgacttttttagaagaagtaATTGATGAAAGCTTGGACCTAAGTTCTGCAACCTTATTGTCAGGAATAAAAATGACCTTATCTATGGTATCAATACCTAGTCCTAAGAAAGATAGACGAGTACATGGGCCCTCAGTTTTCTTGTCGTTTATTGGGACGCCCAACTCACTGCAAGTTAACATGAACATTTCAGCAAGCTTTGAACATTGTAATGTATTTTGCTCgccaacaaacaaaaaatcatcaaGATAATGGATGATATAATTTTGAGACTTTTGTGCTACGAGCCAATGCAAAAATGatgagaatttttcaaaagatgaaCAAGCTATGGAACAACCAAAGGGCATGCATCTATCAAAATAgtatttttcttgaaaacataTTCCTAACAGTGGAAAATCTGAAGGGTGAATAGGTAAAAGTCTGAATGCGCTAGACAAATCCATTTTACAAAGCAATGCCCCTTTACCATTCTCTTGGATCATAGAAATGGCTTGATCAAAAGAAGCGTAAGACACTGAGCACAGAATTGGATCAATATGCTCGTTGACGCTATTGCCAATGGGCGCtgacaaatttgaaattaacCTGTAGCCTCCATCTTTCTTGGGCAGGACCCCAACAGGGTTACACCTAATGTTGGGAAAAGGGGGTTGGGAAAAGGGGCCTGACATCCTTCCTAACGTAATTTCTTTCTCAATGATAGCCAAAAGTTGATCAGCATGTTCACTCGCGGACTTCATATTTTTGGATTGTAAGTAGGCTCTTGGGCCTATGTAATTCAAGTAAAAGCCGGATTTGAaaccatttaataaaaattgagcATTCTGAATATCAGGATATGTAGCGAGGTATTGCTCTAAAACGGAGATCTTAATTGGGGTTGAACCTAGGTGCATGAAATCTTGGTCTTGGTAGCTGATAATGCCTTGGGCGAAAGGGACGAAAATTGGTGTAATTTTGCGGGGCGAAATTTTGGTGTGCTGGATTTGGAGGGGGGGATCTGATGACTTGGGTCTGGGTCGACTGATAGGACCAACAATGCATGCGTGGGTGTGACTTGTTGCAATGCATGCATATATGCTGGAATGAACACTGGGGTTTGGGACAGGAACCTTTAAAGttataatcaaaacatttgAGTGACGATTTTGACTGTTGTGGAGCTTGTTGAACTTGAGCCTGCATATACAATAACCATAACTCCGCATCGATAGAGCCAAATGAAATTGATgtgttttttgacattttgagaCGAAACTGTCTGTCGTATTCAATCCAATTGCCATTTATATTACGGCTATATCCTAAACGTATTGTGTGGATATATTTCAAGATACCCTGTATGTCTGATGGGTGTCTAGCCAGGTATATGCTTGAGAAAATCAAAAACGCATCAAGCCAGGTGTTAATtgatgtaattttgtttgttttagtttttggtTCAATAACTAACTGACCCTCAACTATGGAAAATTTGTGCGAATCCTGAGCGGATGTATCAACTGTTTCTGAATTGATGATTTTTGACAGATCAATGTATTGTTTTGACCATATTTTATCTTTGATGGTTTGAGGGACATGAACCCCAAGCTCATCAGAAATGCTTATTAAAGGGTTTTCACCTGAAGTTGACAGAGGGATTGATGGCGCTATGGAAGGTAGCGGTACTGCAGTCTGCTCACTGGTTGTGGGATCATCGACTGGTAGCTGATGCTCTTGATTTTGAGGTTGAGTGGACACAAACTTGACCGCTGCCTGCGTGGGCCTGCTCGGGCCTGCTTGGGTTTGGGTGGCTGTGGTTGCCGGATTAAGGGCCCTGAGAGCCGGATGAGCATTTGGCCTGGCGTACGGTGACTTGCTCTTTCTTTTAGACCGCAACATTTTCTAGGAAGTTAGCAAAGCTGAGTAACTTAAGATACAaagttataaagaaatatcaatgaaaattaatgtaTCATAAACGTTATAATATGGCTATAAAGTTATACCGtaagtaaacaataaatttattgtaTCTGTTAACGTTACGTATTTATGCTatatgatactagtatatactcTATATGCAACCGTAGTCCTAGGTCAGCACTAGCCATGTAGGCCCGTTAAGGCCTActtgaatttgaatattttaaaatttattgtaaattaaaattttacaatggaatattatattttaatgatgatgACTAAACTTTTTATTAACCAAGTTATATCCATTGATAGCCCGCAATTTGACTTGAAATAAACCTACATCGTAATGACTATCTAATGTAACAATCATGGCCGCCTTAAAGAGAGAAGCAGACGAAATAAGAAAATTATCTTGTATTGCAAAGTTTTAaaaccctttaaaaaaaaataaatggaagtgaataCGTACCGCAACTTGGACAATTGATTGAATTACACAAGATTACCCGATTACTATCCAACGATGATTAATCGAGCGATTAAGTCAGTCGTGATGAACAATGATTGAATTTTTTCCAGATTGAAGCTGAGAAAGGTCGATACACTACTGCGCATGCGTAATATAAGGACCCCAAAAGGGGCCGTGCGAAAAGTTTCGAGAACCTCATATTgaggagttatctttctttcgaTGTAGATATTAGTGAAATGGTTAATCTATTCATTTCCATAACATGACTTAACTCATATCGAGTTAAGTCGGATTATCTAAAACACTGTCAATTGAAATGAATagagtttttaattatttaggtTTTTAGATAATTGTGATTACctcacaaaatatcaaaataaacactATCGAAGTAAAAACATGCTGTTTGTCAAGTTTTTTTGCAATAGGTATGGCATCGCTGTTTCAAATGCAGAGTTCGGAATTGGTAACGGTCCAAATAATATCGGCAAAGTAGATTGCCGAGGAAACGAAACGGACATAATGACTTGCTCTTTTAAAAAGATGACGTGTAGTCATCACAACGATGCAGGTGTTATCTGTAGTAAGTTTATTTTCTTACGTTTAAGGTAACTTGACATGTTCGGTACAAACACTGTCAAATTTCCATCTTTGATTAATGTATCCGTTAACAAAATATTCGGTCATTCacgaaaaattattgtttttcatttttacagcCAATTTATCAGATAGCATAAGATTAGTCAATGGTTCAGACAAGACAAATGGTCGCTTAGAAGTAAGAATCGATGGACGCGGAGCATGGGGCACAGTTTGCGGTTTGGGATTCTTCCAAAACGAAGCTAAGGTCGCTTGTAAAGAACTTGGATTACCCAcgtaagaataaaaaaaatcacatagtACATGTGTGCCCTAACGTAGGAATCTACAAATCTTTGCCTTCTTAAGAATCTTAACAAATCAACAACCTCCCGCATAAAAATGGCCACAGATCGGTGCTCACCCAGAATTGAGGAACGTATATTTCGTACTTTTTTTGaccataaaaaataattaatcacTTAAGTTTTTTAGGAATATGAAACGTTTGAAGACTAGGCGTTGGTTTTTATCtgattaaatatattatatatcatattatgaTCTCTGATTCTCTATTTCTCCATCCCACAAtcaatttctatatattttaagtATGTTGAAAACGTTTTTGAATCCCCCGTACACTTTTGCATTATTTGATCCATGCTTTACGAGGGTCAAAGTGTTCATTTAGCGGTGTGCATTGTGATATCCTTTTAAAAACCTCATCTAGAAAAGTAGTGCCATTTGTGAATTGAGGAGGGGGAGGGGAGGCAGACCTGCACTATCatcaaaagtattaaaaacaaacaaataccgTTTATTTATTTCAAGCCCTTCTTTCACTTCGTAACTGTCATTCTCGTATCAAATCCATGGCCAAATATGCTTTTCTAATCGCCACTGTCTATTACTCTGTCCGTTTGTCAGTCTGCCTGTACactttttaagaaaaacatttttgacgTAAGCTCTAGAACTACTGTGTCAAATGTGAAGAGTGAATCGTTTTTTAATTTGGAGATGAAAAATACAAACCGTACAATTAGGATGTGCGTcctaaaaaaaaccttttaaaaaatcttctcctcaagaGCCACCAGACCAAAAAGGCAATTTTTTACAACAAAGCttgtatatgtaatgaaaattCGAAATTCTTAAAACAATCACCCCAGGACCAATATTCcttttttgcaataaaacaatcaaattggATTTTGAAAATTAAGTACATGTTAAAGGCATTTAACGAAATCATTCGGGGTTTGAATAATAAAATGAGTCAACTTGACATACCTGTACATATGAAAATACTATCAAATGCTAATGTCGGCATTCCTATTGTAGAAGACATGTTGAGGTTATTAATTACTGGGAAGGATCTGGAccaattttttatgtatttggaTGTACAGGAAATGAAAATTCAATCCAGTTATGTCCATCAACAGTGAGAAGTCCGACGTTTTGTACTCATATGCATGATGTGGGCGTGTCTTGTTCAAACGGTACTCTCCCTCAAAATTGTTTAGCAATGTATTGTAATATAGGAAAACTCATGTGACCTATTGTAATTAGTTTTCGTCGTGCATCTTGCGATGTGTGCTATACGTTTTACTTAAacaattgaacatattttatatttaatttcttaaaactttCATGTCCAATTCTTTTCAAATTAAGTATGATTCATTTTAGGGTAAGAGaaacataaattataaatttcatgaCTCTTGTCCCAAACGGGCCCTTGGGACAGGACAAAACTGGTCAAAGCTTgactatttttaaatatcttcttatcTTCTTCCTTACATCATTacgaaaaaatatattcatatttatatatatctgGAAGCCCTCTACCAAGATTGTAAATTTCATGTTCTCCGGGGAAGGGAGTTTTGTTCTAACGCGGAACCAAAATGGCCACACACCGGTAGTGacaatgcatataatgttaaaaagtaTTATCCTCCACTCCCATACATCTGTAAGATTAACTGAATTCATCATAATGTAGATCAGGAAgccctttaccaaaattgtaaacGTTATGTCCCCCGGAGAAGGTGTTTTGACTCTAGGGTTGAGCCAAAATAGTCATATAGTGTTATTGCATATAATTGGGGGTTGGgctgtatattatatataaaaatttatttattttattctgctcttgattgaaatgaaagaaatgagtACTTATTTAGAAAGAGAATGAAGTTCTTTATCAAAGTTAGGGAAATCATGAAAACCTTTGGCAAGTGTTCGGGAGAAGGGGTGATAACAGTCAATGGTTTCATAATCCTCATCTTCACAACGTCAAGGTTTTGTGATTACGGAACTCACAAAACGTTGACGTTGTGAAGATGCATCATCCTAAGCttgttcatttttaataattaatcatTGTAAATGGTGTAATTATGTTTCTGAAGtttctataaaaacaaataaacattttactTACATATTGTATAAGAGTAGAGTGAAAACTATCTAGCCAAAATTACTGATGTGTAGTATCTGggcaatgattttttgataaatgcTAGATGATGTCTTGAAATAACTGAATAAATAAATCACTATAAGTGAacaataaaagatttttaaaaaatgagaagTAATCTAAGATAgcaaattttctatttttactttttaatatcTTGTACGGAGGTTTCTGTCTGGTTCCTGGGGATGGGAATGggtctttaaaaaaacatgtaacTAGCCATCTTTAGTCAATCTATGAATACATATACACGTAAAAGCTATCTTAACAAAAGTTGACAAATATGGGGGAAATATTTCCTCTAAGAATCTTGCACCTTTTCAATAATGATCATGTACTCTATCATCTTAAAGTTTTTCACCAAGATTACAGCTTTCATAGttctgtttacaagattttAGGTAGGGGTGGTGTGTTTATCACCATATTTTAGATTTTGTAAACTTCAAAATGAACCttatttaaatgcatatatgagaatCCTCAACAACCCTGTATGTGGGCTCtgggtactcaggtgaccgttaaggcctgtTCTcacgttttaaaatcatttgtatttCTTTCCATTGTCGTCAGTATTTcagaatttcaaatttaactaattttaattattcacatttCCAGTGATTCTTAAGAATCGACTAAATTAACAtatgtttgttttgatttatttttgttatcacACTATTgctaatgtttttatttgtagaCATTAATAGatatatc carries:
- the LOC128180963 gene encoding uncharacterized protein LOC128180963, whose amino-acid sequence is MLRSKRKSKSPYARPNAHPALRALNPATTATQTQAGPSRPTQAAVKFVSTQPQNQEHQLPVDDPTTSEQTAVPLPSIAPSIPLSTSGPNTTVWIIGSSIIKHASHHAVQQFGNLHLDLQKHNITVYWHGKSGMVWEDVEPTITNIIEQRGHPDWVMLHCGGNSIGTMPLLRLQKFMKLTVVNLQTILPNTRFIWSQILPRNYYRHMLSNIAGETLEKELTNH